Proteins from one Oscillatoria nigro-viridis PCC 7112 genomic window:
- a CDS encoding DUF937 domain-containing protein produces the protein MGLFDQILSAIDNPNQQANPNQLGNILGAVEQLSSNQGVDAGTTQLAMSVLGGYVRSALQDVRSQSGDAQAQEVVNQFSGTNPNPQAVQSLFGAGQLTQIVADIAQRTGLNNATVQAMIPVLVPLVLNLLQTGSNAQNPAQGSNPVLNTFLDADGDGDVDITDAMSMAGRFLNQRS, from the coding sequence ATGGGACTATTTGACCAAATTTTGAGCGCGATCGACAATCCCAACCAACAAGCAAACCCCAATCAGTTGGGCAACATTCTCGGTGCGGTAGAGCAGTTGAGCAGCAACCAGGGCGTCGATGCGGGTACGACTCAGTTGGCGATGTCGGTTTTGGGCGGATACGTGCGATCGGCATTGCAAGACGTGCGATCGCAGTCGGGAGACGCACAAGCTCAAGAAGTTGTCAACCAATTTAGCGGCACAAATCCCAATCCCCAAGCAGTACAAAGTTTGTTCGGAGCAGGCCAACTCACGCAGATAGTGGCCGATATCGCCCAAAGAACCGGTTTGAATAACGCGACAGTGCAAGCAATGATACCTGTTTTGGTGCCGCTAGTCCTGAATTTGCTACAAACCGGCAGCAACGCCCAAAACCCAGCCCAAGGCAGCAATCCCGTTTTGAATACGTTTTTAGATGCAGATGGAGACGGCGACGTAGATATTACTGACGCCATGTCGATGGCAGGCCGCTTTTTGAATCAGCGCAGTTAA